A portion of the Oncorhynchus nerka isolate Pitt River linkage group LG27, Oner_Uvic_2.0, whole genome shotgun sequence genome contains these proteins:
- the spg21 gene encoding maspardin, which translates to MEEIRISPDYNWFRSTVPLKKIIVDDDDSKVWSLYDAGPKSIRCPIIFLPPVSGTAEVFFQQVLALTGWGYRVISLQYPVYWDLLEFCDGFRKLLDHLHLDKVHLFGASLGGFLAQKFAEHTHKSPRVHSLILCNSFSDTTIFNQTLTANSFWLMPAFMLKKIVLGNFAKGPVDPKMADAIDFMVDRLESLNQGELASRLTLNCQNSYVEPHKIKDLAVTIMDVFDQSALSHEAKEEMYKLYPNARRAHLKTGGNFPYLCRSAEVNLYIQIHLRQFHGTRYAAINSDMVSAEELEVQKSHLVNSANDQ; encoded by the exons ATGGAGGAGATAAGAATATCTCCTGATTACAACTGGTTCAGAAGCACAGTGCCACTGAAAAAA ATTATAGTGGACGACGATGACAGCAAGGTGTGGTCCTTGTATGACGCAGGCCCAAAGAGCATCAGGTGTCCCATCATATTCCTTCCCCCTGTGAGTGGGACAGCAGAGGTGTTCTTCCAGCAGGTCTTAGCCCTGACAGGCTGGGGCTACAGAGTCATCTCA cTGCAGTATCCTGTTTATTGGGATCTCTTGGAGTTCTGTGATGGATTTCGGAAGCTTCTCGATCACTTGCATTTGGACAAG GTCCATCTATTTGGTGCTTCTCTGGGCGGCTTCCTGGCCCAGAAGTTTGCAGAGCACACACACAAGTCTCCCAGAGTCCACTCTCTGATCCTGTGCAACTCCTTCAGTGACACCACCATCTTCAACCAGACATTGACAGCCAACAG TTTTTGGTTGATGCCCGCCTTCATGTTGAAGAAGATTGTCCTGGGGAACTTCGCTAAAGGACCTGTCGACCCCAAGATGGCCGACGCAATTGACTTTATGGTCGACAGA cTGGAGAGCCTGAACCAGGGTGAGCTAGCCTCCAGACTAACACTCAACTGTCAGAACTCCTACGTGGAGCCTCACAAGATAAAGGACCTGGCCGTCACCATTATGGAT GTGTTCGACCAGAGTGCCCTGTCACACGAGGCGAAAGAGGAAATGTATAAGCTGTATCCAAATGCCAGACGGGCTCACCTCAAAACGGGTGGAAACTTCCCCTACCTGTGTAGGAGTGCTGAGGTCAACCTATACATACAG ATTCACCTGCGGCAGTTCCACGGGACGCGGTACGCCGCCATTAACTCGGACATGGTGAGCGCCGAGGAGCTGGAGGTGCAGAAGAGCCACCTGGTGAATAGCGCCAACGACCAATGA
- the clpxa gene encoding caseinolytic mitochondrial matrix peptidase chaperone subunit Xa: MSCTCRSAVRLFITSQKGISSTRVQFFSISRPGTPEVRLTRRVPVRSFSESSVCFSSKDVKDGSGDGGKKSVGDAGSGKRGASGGSGKGGSQLRCPKCGDACTHVETFVSSTRFVKCEKCHHFFVVLSETDSSKSLNKEQEAANEAVKLAFQQKPPPPPKKIYAYLDKYVVGQSYAKKVLAVAVYNHYKRIYNNLPGAGTKPQAEVEKQASLTPRELLQIAGINPHGNALGASVQQQSQQPAQEKRGGEVLDSHHANIKLEKSNIVLLGPTGSGKTLLAQTLARCLDVPFAICDCTTLTQAGYVGEDIESVVAKLLQDANNSVEKAQQGIVFLDEVDKIGSVPGIHQLRDVGGEGVQQGLLKLLEGTIINVPEKNSRKLRGETVQVDTTNILFVASGAFNGLDRIISMRKCEKYLGFGTPSNMGQGRRAAAAADLANSSGAEMDAVLEIKEKDRLLKHVEARDLIEFGMIPEFVGRLPVVVPLHSLDEETLVRILTEPRNAVIPQYQALFSMDKCELNVTPDALRAIARLALERKTGARGLRSIMEKLLLEPMFEVPHSDIMAVELNEDVVQGKSVPVYVKAPAKESEEEYDSGIEEESWPRQADAANN, encoded by the exons ATGTCATGCACATGCAGATCAGCGGTGAGATTGTTCATAACTTCTCAAAAAG GTATCTCTTCCACCAGAGTCCAGTTCTTTTCTATTAGCAGACCAGGAACACCCGAAGTCCGATTAACCAGAAGAGTTCCTGTGAGATCCTTCTCCGAATCATCTGTATGTTTTTCATCAAAAGATGTCAAAGATGGCTCCGGTGATGGAGGAAAG AAGTCAGTTGGTGATGCAGGAAGTGGGAAAAGAGGAGCTTCTGGTGGCTCCGGAAAAGGAGGCAGCCAGCTACGCTGTCCTAAGTGTGGAGATGCCTGCACACATGTAGAAACCTTTGTGT CTTCAACCCGCTTTGTGAAATGTGAGAAATGTCATCACTTCTTTGTGGTGCTGTCAGAGACCGACTCCAGCAAGAGTCTCAATAAGGAGCAGGAAGCAGCCAACGAGGCCGTCAAACTGGCCTTCCAGCagaaacctcctcctcctcctaaaaAG ATCTATGCCTACCTGGATAAGTACGTTGTTGGACAGTCCTATGCAAAGAAAGTGCTGGCGGTGGCTGTTTACAACCACTACAAGCGCATCTACAATAACCTTCCGGGAGCGGGCACCAAGCCACAGGCGGAGGTGGAGAAGCAGGCCTCCCTTACTCCACGAG AGTTGCTGCAGATCGCTGGGATCAATCCCCATGGCAATGCGCTGGGTGCGTCAGTGCAGCAGCAGAGCCAGCAGCCTGCCCAGGAGAAGAGGGGGGGCGAGGTGCTCGACTCTCACCACGCCAACATCAAACTGGAGAAGAGCAACATCGTGCTGCTGGGACCCACCGGATCAG GTAAAACCCTCTTGGCCCAGACACTGGCTAGGTGCCTGGATGTGCCCTTCGCCATCTGTGACTGCACCACGCTAACCCAGGCAGGCTATGTGGGCGAAGACATTGAGTCTGTGGTGGCCAAGCTCCTCCAAGACGCCAACAACTCTGTTGAGAAAGCACAACAAG GCATCGTGTTCCTGGATGAGGTGGATAAGATTGGCAGTGTGCCCGGAATCCACCAGTTACGAGACGTGGGGGGTGAGGGAGTACAGCAG GGTCTACTCAAACTCCTGGAGGGTACTATCATCAACGTCCCAGAGAAGAACTCCAGGAAGCTGAGAGGTGAGACGGTCCAGGTGGACACCACCAACATCCTGTTTGTGGCCTCCGGTGCCTTCAACGGCCTGGACCGGATCATCAGCATGAGGAAGTGTGAAAAG TATCTGGGCTTCGGAACGCCGTCCAATATGGGACAGGGGCGTCGGGCGGCTGCGGCCGCAGACCTGGCCAACAGCAGCGGAGCGGAGATGGACGCCGTGCTGGAGATCAAGGAGAAGGACAGACTCCTGAAGCATGTGGAGGCCCGGGACCTCATCGAGTTTGGGATGATCCCCGAGTTTGTGGGGCGCCTGCCTGTGGTGGTTCCCCTGCACAGCCTGGATGAGGAGACCCTGGTTAGGATCCTGACGGAGCCACGCAATGCTGTCATACCACAGTACCAGGCCCTGTTCAGCATGGACAAG TGTGAACTGAATGTAACTCCAGATGCCTTGAGAGCCATCGCCAGGTTGGCTTTGGAAAGGAAGACCGGTGCTCGTGGGCTAAGGTCCATTATG GAAAAATTGCTTCTTGAACCCATGTTTGAAGTGCCACACTCAGACATCATGGCTGTTGAGCTGAACGAAGACGTGGTCCAAGGGAAATCAGTGCCTGTGTATGTAAA